From a single Syngnathus scovelli strain Florida chromosome 2, RoL_Ssco_1.2, whole genome shotgun sequence genomic region:
- the gpr157 gene encoding G-protein coupled receptor 157 — MAAHNHTVVYLSEQVVVLCSCAMSFVGSSLIIVTYISLADLRTTPRKLLLFLSVADWLSALSYAYGVWKVFDSDSPDCIAQGAISTFANTSSFFWTVAIAVYLYVLIVQSSRRAADSLVLVFHLVSWGVPLAITIAGVCLNKIGYTASEVSVGWCWVRIHIPDRVLWMLLSGKIWEFLAYLTLPVLYILIKRHIHTAHAALSEYRPLLANRTPSYSFSTMADMKLTLIPLIFITLRIWSTIRFILLLAGSPAGQNPVLVMLHGIGNTSQGAANCIMFVFFTAPVRMRLFASLCCCRAGSSERQKAQDDSRELPPELPVSNQKEVEFTSGDHTDR; from the exons ATGGCAGCACACAACCACACAGTTGTGTACTTGTCTGAGCAGGTGGTTGTGTTGTGTTCATGCGCCATGTCATTTGTGGGCTCGTCGCTAATCATCGTCACTTACATTAGTTTGGCGGATTTGAGGACCACTCCGCGCAAACTGCTTCTCTTCCTCTCGGTGGCCGACTGGCTCTCCGCGCTCTCGTATGCCTACGGAGTGTGGAAAGTGTTCGACTCCGACTCGCCGGACTGCATCGCTCAAGGAGCGATATCCACCTTCGCCAACACCAGCTCCTTTTTCTGGACGGTGGCCATCGCAGTCTACTTGTATGTGCTCATCGTCCAGTCCAGTCGGAGAGCTGCAGACAGTCTGGTACTGGTCTTCCACCTGGTCAG CTGGGGCGTTCCTCTGGCCATCACAATTGCAGGCGTGTGCCTCAACAAGATTGGCTACACAGCGTCAGAGGTGTCAGTTGGCTGGTGCTGGGTCAGAATCCACATCCCTGATCGTGTCCTATGGATGCTGCTGAGTGGAAAGATTTGGGAATTCTTGGCTTACCTCACCCTCCCTGTCCTATACATCCTTATCAAGAGACACATTCACACAGCG CATGCAGCCCTTTCTGAGTACCGTCCCCTCTTGGCCAATAGGACGCCATCGTATTCCTTCTCCACCATGGCGGACATGAAGCTGACTCTCATCCCTCTTATCTTCATCACGTTGCGCATTTGGAGTACAATCCGCTTTATTCTGTTGCTGGCCGGATCCCCAGCAGGCCAGAACCCTGTGCTGGTCATGCTACAC GGCATTGGCAACACGTCGCAGGGAGCAGCCAACTGcatcatgtttgtgtttttcacCGCACCGGTCCGGATGCGCCTCTTCGCTTCTCTCTGCTGCTGCCGTGCGGGCTCATCAGAGCGGCAGAAAGCGCAAGATGACAGTCGCGAGCTGCCGCCTGAACTTCCTGTCTCAAATCAGAAAGAGGTAGAGTTCACGAGtggcgaccacactgacagGTGA